The following coding sequences lie in one Aspergillus puulaauensis MK2 DNA, chromosome 3, nearly complete sequence genomic window:
- the atfA gene encoding bZIP transcription factor atfA (COG:K;~EggNog:ENOG410PIV6;~InterPro:IPR004827,IPR020956,IPR002112,IPR021755, IPR021756;~PFAM:PF00170,PF11785,PF11786,PF07716,PF11787;~go_function: GO:0003677 - DNA binding [Evidence IEA];~go_function: GO:0003700 - DNA-binding transcription factor activity [Evidence IEA];~go_process: GO:0006355 - regulation of transcription, DNA-templated [Evidence IEA]), with protein sequence MSAAVAPAVSTNLPTNTSAHNSPMDAKKPSIKMDNETSSDTKDQKPDGEPQNSLAPPPRPNPSAPTDTPDYFNSVHNPFSYEPNPFEQSFSGGSGETPGKSILPPVASITSPALPGTSSAGGAYNWSNSLRSGPLSPAMLAGPAGGSDYFDSIGRGFPTPNESSLRTGLTPGGGGSMFPAPSPNSQALIAQLQNGGATPSTIEFHRTALNVAKKNGGAPTSNPTGENDQLPQSVTTTMDMKAAQPAAVDPFGHHDAADAANGLFMLAKGGQSTTNQFAAVPNQSAIPPQTLQANMGDQNANRRQSVNVNGVANTTREASGDVSDMQNEQAKPAAKGRGKRNAPTKGSGTAGNRRKTESSNQGSNKRTKLNNESVSTESPSEDESDDDDQQPSQKKKGGESKKMTDEEKRKNFLERNRVAALKCRQRKKQWLANLQAKVELFTSENDALTTTVTQLREEIVNLKTLLLAHKDCPVSQAQGLIWNPNPPYT encoded by the exons ATGTCCGCCGCCGTGGCCCCAGCAGTCTCAACGAACCTCCCAACTAATACTTCTGCGCATAATTCGCCAATGGATGCGAAAAAGCCCAGTATCAAAATGGATAACG AAACATCATCAGACACTAAAGATCAAAAGCCAGACGGCGAACCCCAAAACTCATTAGCACCTCCTCCGCGACCTAACCCATCCGCTCCCACCGACACACCTGACTACTTCAACTCCGTTCATAATCCTTTTTCCTACGAGCCGAACCCTTTTGAACAATCATTCAGCGGGGGCTCTGGCGAGACACCGGGGAAGTCGATCCTTCCTCCCGTCGCATCAATAACCTCTCCTGCCCTGCCCGGCACTAGTTCTGCTGGGGGAGCGTACAACTGGTCCAACTCCTTGCGCTCGGGCCCCCTAAGTCCGGCTATGCTTGCGGGACCTGCTGGTGGGAGTGACTACTTCGACAGTATTGGAAGAGGCTTTCCAACACCAAATGAATCGTCGCTTCGCACTGGCTTAACACCTGGTGGCGGAGGTTCTATGTTTCCGGCACCAAGTCCGAACTCCCAAGCTCTGATAGCCCAGCTTCAAAACGGAGGCGCGACACCCTCCACTATTGAGTTTCATCGTACAGCCTTGAACGTagcgaagaagaacggcggcGCGCCAACTTCGAATCCAACTGGCGAAAACGACCAACTGCCCCAAAGTGTTACAACAACTATGGATATGAAAGCCGCCCAGCCCGCTGCGGTTGATCCGTTTGGCCACCATGACGCAGCCGATGCTGCTAATGGGCTGTTCATGTTAGCTAAAGGCGGACAATCGACAACGAATCAGTTTGCCGCCGTTCCCAACCAGTCCGCAATCCCACCTCAAACTCTTCAGGCCAACATGGGCGACCAAAATGCCAACCGACGTCAATCAGTGAATGTAAATGGTGTAGCAAATACGACGCGGGAAGCCAGCGGCGATGTTTCAGATATGCAGAACGAACAGGCCAAGCCTGCTGCCAAAGGCCGAGGCAAGAGAAACGCGCCTACAAAGGGCTCAGGTACAGCAGGGAACAGACGCAAGACGGAAAGTTCCAACCAGGGATCAAATAAGAGGACGAAACTCAACAACGAATCGGTTAGCACCGAATCGCCATCCGAGGACGAatcggacgacgatgaccaGCAGCCctcacagaagaagaaaggaggCGAGTCGAAGAAAATGACtgacgaagagaagaggaagaactTCCTCGAAAGAAATAG AGTTGCGGCGCTCAAATGTCGACAACGGAAAAAGCAGTGGCTTGCCAACCTTCAGGCCAAGGTTGAGCTATTCACATCAGAGAATGACGCACTTACGACAACAGTTACTCAGTTGCGGGAGGAAATTGTAAATTTGAAGACATTGTTGCTTGCACACAAGGATTGTCCGGTTTCACAGGCGCAGGGGCTTATCTGgaatccaaacccaccatACACTTGA
- the INT6 gene encoding eukaryotic translation initiation factor 3 subunit E (COG:J;~EggNog:ENOG410PISD;~InterPro:IPR016650,IPR019010,IPR036390,IPR000717;~PFAM:PF09440,PF01399;~go_component: GO:0005737 - cytoplasm [Evidence IEA];~go_component: GO:0005852 - eukaryotic translation initiation factor 3 complex [Evidence IEA];~go_function: GO:0003743 - translation initiation factor activity [Evidence IEA]): protein MAANVPPSAETLLSGAAAHKTAEEIANQYDLLPKLIPYLDRHLVFPLLEFSSGQDDDSEIVRAKYELLKHTNMTDYVANLWQEINNSDSVPEEFVKKREEVLAKLQHYQDESEKITELLQDESVVGNLRSDKVANLKFLEEQHGVTIGMVNSLFDYGRFQYSCGSYGNSAELLYQFRVLSTDNDKVASATWGKLACEILTTNWEGAMEEVQKAKDSIETRLFNNPVGQLHNRSWLIHWSLFPYFNHDPARDVLTDLFFSPAYINTIQTSCPWVLRYLAAAVITNRNRAHKNNSVYQRQLKDLVRVVRQEGYEYTDPITDFVKALYVDFDFEEAQKKLGEAEDVLRSDFFLVSAADAFVEAARHLISESYCKIHQRIDIKDLSTRLGLNQDEGEKWIVNLIRDTRVDAKIDYQEGTVIMNHPPQSVYQQVIERTKGAFFRTQVLSAAVAK, encoded by the exons ATGGCAGCCAACGTTCCTCCTTCCGCTGAGACCCTTCTCAGCGGCGCCGCAGCCCACAAAACCGCTGAAGAGATCGCCAACCAGTATGACCTGCTACCCAAGCTCATTCCCTATCTCGACCGCCACCTCGTCTTCCCTCTGCTCGAATTCAGCTCCGGCCAAGATGACGACTCCGAAATTGTTCGCGCGAAATATGAGCTCTTGAAGCACACCAACATGACCGACTATGTGGCCAATCTGTGGCAGGAAATCAACAACTCCGATTCGGTGCCCGAGGAATTtgtgaagaagagagaggaggtcCTTGCCAAGCTGCAACATTACCAGgatgagagcgagaagaTCACCGAATTACTGCAGGATGAGAGTGTGGTGGGCAACCTGCGAAGCGATAAGGTTGCTAACTTGaagttcctcgaggaacAACACGGAGTTACGATCGGGATGGTCAACAGTCTTTTCGATTACGGTCGATTCCAGTACAGCTGCGGTAGCTACGGAAATTCTGCTGAACTTCTGTACCAATTCCGTGTTCTCTCCACCGATAACGACAAGGTCGCCTCGGCCACATGGGGTAAGCTGGCTTGTGAAATTCTCACCACCAACTGGGAGGGTGCCATGGAGGAAGTCCAGAAGGCCAAGGATTCGATCGAGACAAGGCTTTTCAACAACCCCGTTGGCCAGCTTCACAACCGCTCCTGGTTGATCCACTGGTCTCTCTTCCCCTACTTCAACCACGACCCCGCCCGCGATGTCCTCACcgatcttttcttctcccccgcctacatcaacaccattcaGACCAGCTGCCCATGGGTTCTCCGATACCTAGCTGCGGCTGTTATCACGAACCGGAATCGTGCGCACAAGAACAACAGCGTATACCAGAGGCAATTGAAGGACCTTGTTCGCGTTGTTCGCCAGGAGGGATACGAATACACAGACCCTATTACCGACTTCGTCAAAGCGCTCTACGTTGATTTCGACTTCGAGGAGGCCCAAAAGAAGCTCGGCGAGGCCGAGGATGTGCTACGGAgcgacttcttcctcgtttcTGCCGCTGATGCATTTGTCGAGGCTGCCCGACACCTGATCTCCGAGAGCTACTGCAAAATCCACCAGCGGATTGATATCAA GGATCTGTCCACCCGCCTCGGCCTCAACCAGGACGAGGGTGAGAAGTGGATTGTCAACCTGATCCGTGATACCCGTGTCGACGCCAAAATTGACTACCAGGAGGGCACAGTGATCATGAACCACCCCCCTCAATCTGTATACCAGCAAGTCATTGAGAGGACAAAGGGTGCCTTCTTCCGGACGCAGGTCCTCAG CGCCGCCGTCGCGAAATAA
- a CDS encoding hydroxyisourate hydrolase (COG:F;~EggNog:ENOG410PRX6;~InterPro:IPR014306,IPR036817,IPR023418,IPR023416;~PFAM:PF00576;~go_function: GO:0033971 - hydroxyisourate hydrolase activity [Evidence IEA];~go_process: GO:0006144 - purine nucleobase metabolic process [Evidence IEA]), whose protein sequence is MDLGSGNQSPSSDQLGKVTDRLSLYQNHLDSSSSRSKAAAATTSTSKPQTNTTQLPSTPMSRDPITCHVLNTLTGTPAANLPVTLTLLSSPSSNTTAQNPTFTATTNADGRVANWSPSPATAGSSPSVSALLASLPASDSKTNWAVRFEVGPWYEAQGVESFWPEVEVKFSVKGRGKEGEDGWRHYHVPVLLGPWNYSTYRGS, encoded by the coding sequence ATGGACCTTGGCTCCGGAAATCAATCCCCATCAAGCGACCAGCTGGGCAAGGTTACAGACCGTCTTAGCTTATACCAGAACCACCTTGAttcgtcctcatcgaggtctaaagcagcagcagcaactaCTTCCACCTCGAAACCACAaacaaacacaacacaaTTGCCATCAACCCCAATGTCTCGCGACCCGATTACTTGCCACGTGCTGAACACCCTAACGGGTACCCCTGCCGCCAACCTCCCCGTTACGCTCACCCTCCTTTCAAGCCCATCCTCAAACACCACAGCCCAAAATCCCACCTTCACCGCAACAACAAATGCAGACGGCCGAGTAGCAAACTGGAGTCCCAGTCCTGCGACCGCAGGCTCATCGCCAAGTGTCTCGGCCCTCCTCGCATCTCTCCCAGCCTCCGATAGCAAAACAAACTGGGCTGTACGATTCGAGGTCGGCCCGTGGTATGAAGCGCAGGGCGTCGAGAGTTTCTGGCCAGAGGTGGAGGTTAAATTCTCGGTCAAGGGCCGTGGgaaggaaggcgaggacgGGTGGAGACATTATCATGTTCCTGTGCTGTTGGGGCCTTGGAATTATTCGACTTATCGCGGGTCGTGA
- a CDS encoding mitochondrial 54S ribosomal protein mL49 (COG:S;~EggNog:ENOG410PTBJ;~InterPro:IPR007740;~PFAM:PF05046;~go_component: GO:0005840 - ribosome [Evidence IEA];~go_function: GO:0003735 - structural constituent of ribosome [Evidence IEA];~go_process: GO:0006412 - translation [Evidence IEA]), translating into MASLMQSLPASAVRKQSTVVSGYLQRAAQPVVSSGIRSSMASHCSQSRLISSQTPFQSQRATSQLSISTQQRRTFLAQLKRQSQTFKENTSTITPPPAAANLQLTNLPYFIRRTPSNQLPVYLITKAGGTKQQTKIQKTEGDLDALRNDLARYLGLESGERNSAKSSEITINRLNGHIIVKGWRKPEIQKFLLERNF; encoded by the exons ATGGCTTCTCTCATGCAGTCTCTACCAGCCTCCGCCGTTCGCAAGCAGTCGACGGTGGTTTCAGGCTATCTACAACGCGCTGCACAGCCCGTTGTTTCTTCAGGGATACGTAGCTCAATGGCATCCCATTGCTCCCAATCTAGATTGATCAGCTCTC AAACACCTTTCCAGTCCCAGCGCGCCACTTCCCAATTATCTATCTCCACGCAGCAACGTCGAACTTTCCTCGCTCAACTGAAACGCCAATCCCAAACCTTCAAAGAAAACACATCAACCATCACCCCTCCCCCGGCAGCCGCGAATCTGCAACTCACAAACCTCCCTTACTTCATTCGCCGAACACCCTCAAACCAACTGCCTGTCTATCTCATTACCAAGGCCGGAGGGACCAAGCAGCAGACGAAAATCCAGAAGACAGAGGGCGACCTAGACGCCTTGAGAAACGACCTTGCACGATACTTGGGACTTGAGTCCGGCGAGCGCAACTCTGCAAAGAGTTCAgaaatcaccatcaaccGACTAAATGGGCATATCATTGTCAAG GGCTGGCGAAAACCCGAGATCCAAAAGTTTCTTCTTGAACGTAATTTTTAA
- the GET3 gene encoding Golgi to ER traffic-related protein (BUSCO:EOG092631UM;~COG:P;~EggNog:ENOG410PG12;~InterPro:IPR025723,IPR027417,IPR027542,IPR016300;~PFAM:PF01656,PF02374,PF13614;~go_function: GO:0005524 - ATP binding [Evidence IEA];~go_function: GO:0016887 - ATPase activity [Evidence IEA]), with protein sequence MSSTAVVQDDDLMEPTLQSIVNQKTLRWIFVGGKGGVGKTTTSCSLAIQLAKARKSVLLISTDPAHNLSDAFGQKFGKEARLVDGYTNLSAMEVDPNGSIQDLLANGEGQGDDPMGGLGMGNMMQDLAFSIPGVDEAMSFAEVLKQVKSLSYEVIVFDTAPTGHTLRFLQFPTVLEKALAKLSQLSSQFGPMLNSILGARGGLPGGQNMDELLQKMESLRETIGEVNTQFKNPDMTTFVCVCIAEFLSLYETERMIQELTSYQIDTHSIVVNQLLFPRQGSDCEQCNARRKMQKKYLEQIEELYEDFNVVRMPLLVEEVRGKEKLEKFSDMLINPYVPPE encoded by the exons ATGTCCTCGACCGCGGTTGTCCAGGATGACGACCTCATGGAGCCAACCCTCCAGTCGATCGTGAACCAGAAAACACTACGATGGATCTTCGTTGGAGGCAAAGGTGGTGTCGGAAAAACCACAACCTCTTGTTCTCTCGCAATTCAGCTTGCCAAAGCTCGCAAGTCCGTTTTGCTCATCTCCACCGACCCCGCGCACAACCTGAGTGATGCTTTCGGCCAGAAGTTCGGAAAAGAGGCTCGTCTAGTTGATGGATACACAAACCTCAGTGCGATGGAAGTCGACCCGAACGGAAGTATTCAAGACCTCCTTGCGAATGGCGAAGGACAGGGCGACGACCCTATGGGCGGGCTCGGTATGGGGAACATGATGCAGGATCTAGCTTTCAGC ATTCCTGGTGTTGATGAAGCCATGTCGTTCGCCGAGGTCCTCAAGCAGGTCAAGTCCCTGTCCTATGAAGTCATTGTCTTCGATACTGCCCCCACCGGCCACACCCTTCGCttcctccaattccccaCGGTACTGGAAAAGGCTCTCGCGAAACTTTCGCAACTTTCGTCTCAATTTGGGCCGATGCTGAACTCGATTCTTGGAGCTCGGGGTGGATTACCTGGTGGCCAAAACATGGATGAGCTTCTGCAGAAGATGGAGTCACTGAGAGAAACCATCGGCGAAGTCAACACCCAGTTCAAGAATCCCGATATGACCACATTCGTCTGCGTTTGTATCGCAGAGTTCTTGTCTCTCTATGAAACCGAGCGTATGATCCAGGAGCTGACAAGCTATCAAATCGACACACATTCGATTGTGGTCAACCAGCTTCTATTCCCTAGGCAAGGCAGCGACTGTGAACAATGCAACGCGCGGAGGAAAATGCAGAAGAAGTATCTGGAGCAGATCGAAGAGCTCTATGAAGACTTCAATGTTGTTAGGATGCCGCTGCTCGTTGAGGAAGTACGAGGAAAGGAGAAACTCGAGAA GTTCAGCGACATGCTTATCAACCCTTATGTGCCCCCGGAGTAA
- a CDS encoding uncharacterized protein (COG:S;~EggNog:ENOG410PSJC) → MSHVQQYWLPGYGLSRQIVLGHIQYFLGPSATVRPYTYQGREGYLIVGVPLTREQINDLAVMSREYERQETLRMAGESNPQSEPYINEIIPVRMPSGPPRRQPGEYESRRGR, encoded by the exons ATGTCTCACGTTCAGCAATACTGGTTGCCAGGATATGGACTCTCCCGCCAGATTGTATTAGGCCACATCCAATACTTCCTGGGACCATCTGCAACTGTCCGGCCATACACTTACCAG GGGCGCGAAGGTTACTTGATTGTTGGTGTGCCTCTAACAAGA GAACAAATAAACGACCTCGCAGTTATGTCCCGAGAATATGAACGACAGGAGACGCTCCGAATGGCCGGCGAATCCAATCCGCAATCAGAACCCTACATCAACGAAATCATCCCTGTTCGGATGCCATCGGGCCCTCCACGAAGACAACCAGGGGAATACGAATCCAGACGAGGACGATAA
- a CDS encoding putative ARID/BRIGHT domain protein (SWI1) (COG:K;~EggNog:ENOG410QDPZ;~InterPro:IPR036431,IPR001606;~PFAM:PF01388;~go_function: GO:0003677 - DNA binding [Evidence IEA]), giving the protein MNAWPLDAPSLPNHENGAFHQATIDPSAAFLHASPTPDPNQFQRMFNNGVPRNASPGFANPNQVIPSKRPRPEDGISMSPRQAPGGLSSRSQTPQQVPYPGYQGPVNGAPQFPHPGQFPHLQQGASGSVSQSPIVQDFDQHGAQRMGTASPSPFSPAGPHMGTQMSPSQSDHPSRVNTPQNNSFMPGQHFPQGMGPGFSPSPAMTSSSGQPPMQAQFGGMPQGYQQALAAQQQQQRIHAMQMQNQNRAMNMNPAVAGRPMVAGMNAMANPQQMAAIRQMQQTMAKPPNPEGFMRSLQKFMMSRNLPLDPNPVVSGRPINLVQLYATVMKLGGSKKVTAANMWPVIAQQLQFPPVQFPMAVQEIRELYQRNLAAYEQAFLSSQQKQFSDQAQPPSVPRQPSDPSGMQFQSPAVKPAPGFDNSQQLGHASPVSTSTPNSVHQGTVNGFATPTPAKAQNKQQQNQHRLSVSRQSQPLATPHDLNGPLSTQSPVQSEKGPGSAAGKPADEVDQSSNRPLGHPIQDAFKPMVISDHKLHGPVAVGEMYQLGEEITRLKPNVPTFAELGVIDIHALTMGIKSGIHAEIRMALDTLVSLSSEPGVQISLDNCDDLVDSLIECAEDQADLLAEHSPEVSDMMLLPSYEEIKRGCQSEWTSLATVSEFGSTEYELDRAVDRLICITTILRNFSFIESNFDILSTPPVVEFISTIVRYLGTRNIFLRSYQNTLDFMKDTVTYLSNLAHAIHLPSKEDAVCLLHFLLSFAPFPGPTMSPDGVMFTTYNPSVHKYTPAAVDSLAKLLARDEPNRTFFRSIFSSDGASTAQQELLTRVFSLAICPVPNQPRKPLAVADIRKVFLMQGLLAADILSGFAEGTTAKSWLESVDGFAIHLLRLSCLLSTERVPPPLSNTRQTHAARAQAEAEAEAYGSIINRGLAILRRLAEKSKYADTNSTLRFPSGILPKKESLLGALLMPNVDPSVVRQLITYARLAE; this is encoded by the coding sequence ATGAATGCCTGGCCCCTTGACGCCCCGAGCCTCCCAAACCATGAAAATGGCGCTTTTCATCAGGCGACCATTGACCCTTCTGCTGCCTTCCTTCACGCCTCTCCCACCCCCGATCCTAACCAGTTCCAGCGCATGTTCAATAATGGCGTCCCACGAAATGCATCTCCTGGGTTCGCCAACCCTAACCAGGTGATCCCATCCAAACGCCCGCGACCGGAAGATGGGATTTCAATGTCGCCGAGACAAGCTCCTGGTGGACTTTCCTCGCGCTCACAAACACCTCAGCAGGTTCCCTATCCTGGATACCAAGGTCCTGTCAACGGGGCGCCTCAATTCCCCCATCCAGGGCAGTTTCCTCATCTCCAGCAAGGCGCGTCCGGAAGTGTTTCGCAGTCTCCAATTGTGCAAGATTTTGACCAACATGGCGCCCAGAGAATGGGGacagcttctccaagtccATTCTCGCCTGCCGGTCCCCATATGGGAACTCAAATGTCTCCCTCACAATCCGACCATCCAAGCAGGGTCAATACACCACAAAACAATTCGTTCATGCCAGGTCAGCATTTCCCACAGGGAATGGGCCCCGGcttctcaccctcacccGCAATGACATCCTCTTCCGGACAGCCGCCAATGCAAGCCCAATTCGGTGGTATGCCTCAAGGTTACCAACAGGCATTGGCcgctcagcaacagcaacagcgaaTACATGCtatgcagatgcagaatcAAAACCGCGCCATGAACATGAATCCCGCAGTGGCTGGTCGACCCATGGTAGCGGGCATGAACGCCATGGCAAATCCACAGCAGATGGCTGCTATCAggcagatgcagcagacCATGGCGAAACCCCCGAACCCTGAGGGCTTCATGCGGTCTTTGCAGAAATTCATGATGTCAAGGAATTTGCCTCTTGATCCCAATCCTGTTGTCTCTGGTCGTCCTATCAACCTTGTACAGCTTTATGCGACCGTTATGAAACTTGGGGGCTCAAAAAAGGTCACAGCTGCAAACATGTGGCCAGTGATAGCCCAGCAACTCCAATTCCCCCCCGTTCAATTTCCCATGGCTGTCCAGGAGATTCGCGAACTCTACCAGAGAAACCTCGCTGCCTACGAACAGGCTTTCCTCAGCAGTCAGCAAAAACAGTTTTCAGACCAAGCTCAACCGCCTTCCGTACCACGACAGCCCAGTGATCCATCAGGCATGCAATTCCAATCCCCCGCTGTTAAACCAGCCCCAGGATTCGACAACTCTCAGCAATTAGGACATGCCTCTCCTGTTAGTACATCAACACCGAATAGTGTGCACCAAGGTACTGTCAATGGCTTCGCGACTCCCACGCCAGCCAAAGCACAAAAtaaacagcagcaaaatcaACATCGTCTTAGTGTCTCCCGCCAATCTCAACCACTAGCCACACCTCACGACCTTAATGGACCATTGTCTACCCAGTCTCCAGTTCAGTCTGAGAAGGGACCCGGCTCTGCCGCTGGGAAGCCGGCCGATGAGGTTGATCAGTCATCTAACCGACCTCTTGGGCATCCGATTCAAGATGCATTCAAGCCTATGGTAATCTCGGATCATAAGCTCCACGGTCCAGTTGCCGTCGGGGAGATGTACCAACTGGGAGAGGAAATCACAAGGTTAAAACCAAATGTGCCAACGTTTGCTGAGCTTGGTGTAATTGATATCCATGCTCTAACGATGGGCATCAAATCTGGCATTCATGCAGAAATTCGAATGGCATTAGACACGCTTGTTTCGCTTTCGTCCGAGCCTGGGGTCCAAATATCATTGGATAACTGCGACGACTTGGTTGACAGCCTGATAGAATGCGCGGAGGACCAAGCCGATTTATTAGCTGAACATTCACCAGAAGTCTCGGACATGATGCTGTTGCCATCTTATGAAGAGATCAAGCGTGGCTGTCAGTCTGAGTGGACTTCTCTGGCCACAGTTTCCGAGTTTGGAAGCACTGAATACGAATTGGATCGGGCCGTCGACAGGCTCATATGTATTACCACAATTCTTCGCAATTTCTCCTTCATCGAGTCTAATTTCGACATATTATCAACGCCCCCTGTTGTTGAATTTATCTCAACAATCGTCCGCTATCTTGGTACCAGGAACATATTCCTCAGGTCATACCAGAACACGTTGGATTTCATGAAGGATACAGTCACCTACCTAAGTAATCTGGCGCACGCTATCCATCTACCAAGCAAAGAAGATGCTGTTTGTCTTTTACACTTCCTTCTATCCTTTGCGCCGTTCCCGGGGCCAACTATGTCACCCGATGGCGTCATGTTCACGACGTATAACCCGTCTGTGCATAAATATACGCCGGCTGCTGTCGATAGTTTGGCAAAACTGCTGGCACGGGACGAACCAAATCGGACATTCTTCCGCTCAATATTCTCTAGCGATGGAGCCTCTACCGCTCAGCAAGAGCTTCTGACCCGTGTCTTCAGTCTGGCCATCTGCCCTGTTCCTAATCAGCCTAGGAAGCCGCTAGCAGTGGCAGATATTCGCAAAGTATTCCTCATGCAGGGTCTTTTAGCCGCGGACATTCTCTCTGGCTTTGCTGAAGGGACAACTGCCAAATCTTGGCTTGAGTCCGTGGATGGATTTGCTATACATCTCCTCCGCCTTTCTTGCCTTCTAAGCACAGAGCGTGTTCCCCCGCCACTCTCGAACACTCGTCAAACCCACGCTGCGAGGGCgcaggctgaggctgaggccgAAGCCTACGGCTCTATCATCAACCGAGGATTAGCAATTCTTCGGCGCTTAGCTGAGAAGTCGAAATATGCTGATACAAACTCAACATTGCGATTCCCATCTGGAATCCTTCCGAAGAAGGAGAGCCTGCTTGGCGCACTGTTGATGCCGAATGTCGACCCAAGTGTCGTCCGACAATTGATAACCTACGCACGGCTTGCGGAATGA